From one Rhodamnia argentea isolate NSW1041297 chromosome 1, ASM2092103v1, whole genome shotgun sequence genomic stretch:
- the LOC125312674 gene encoding beta-glucosidase 18-like: MRSGACSVLLVLLLRLLLVQGLFLPVTSSRTTTVHRGQFPPSFLFGTATSSFQIEGAYLEGNKSLSNWDVFSHIPGKIEDGSNADVADNHYNLFMEDIELMHDLGVDAYRFSISWSRVLPKGRFGEVNSEGIEFYNNLIDALLVRGIKPFVTLNHFDIPQRLEDRYGGWLSSEIQLDFGYFAQVCFEAFGDRVTYWTTFNEPNRFLYNGYLSGTGPPGQCSYPFGNCSYGDSALEPYIATHNLVLSHAMAAQIYRKYYQEKQGGMIGIVISAAWYEPYDDNPADRLAVQRALAFTFAWFVDPLVYGDYPPEMRQVVGSRLPTFTTEEQKKLDVKLDFIGINHYTTEYVKDCMFSFCPSALSIGEASVYVTGEKDGVYIGERTAMSDFFVVPRGIEGIVTYVKERYNNTPMFITENGYAQPTGSIDDLLNDTKRIEFHEGYLAVLSEVVRKGADVRGYFIWSLLDNFEWLHGYLIRFGLHYVDFQTLERTPKWSATWYKEFLSQDNKTQTIRKTSNYKM, encoded by the exons ATGAGATCTGGAGCTTGTTCTGTTCttctcgttcttcttcttcgtctgctGTTGGTTCAGGGTCTCTTCTTGCCAGTGACAAGCTCAAGAACAACCACCGTGCACAGAGGCCAGTTCCCTCCCTCCTTCTTGTTTGGTACCGCCACCTCCTCTTtccag ATTGAAGGGGCTTACCTGGAAGGTAACAAAAGCCTCAGCAATTGGGATGTCTTCTCCCATATACCAG GCAAAATAGAAGATGGAAGCAATGCCGATGTGGCAGATAATCACTATAATCTCTTCATG GAAGATATAGAGTTGATGCATGATCTCGGGGTGGATGCATACAGATTCTCCATATCTTGGTCTAGAGTTCTTCCTA AGGGAAGATTCGGGGAGGTCAATTCTGAAGGCATTGAGTTCTACAACAATCTCATTGATGCCCTTTTGGTCAGAG GTATAAAGCCGTTTGTGACGTTGAACCATTTCGACATTCCTCAACGGCTAGAAGACCGGTATGGTGGGTGGTTGAGTTCCGAAATACA GCTGGATTTCGGCTACTTTGCACAAGTTTGTTTCGAAGCTTTCGGAGATAGAGTGACTTATTGGACCACATTCAATGAGCCTAACAGGTTCCTCTATAATGGTTACCTCTCGGGGACTGGCCCACCTGGCCAGTGCTCCTACCCATTCGGCAATTGCTCCTACGGCGACTCCGCTCTCGAACCCTACATTGCGACCCACAATCTGGTGTTGTCCCATGCCATGGCCGCTCAAATTTACCGGAAGTATTACCAG gAAAAACAAGGAGGAATGATTGGTATAGTAATTTCTGCTGCATGGTACGAGCCGTACGACGACAATCCGGCTGATCGTTTGGCTGTCCAACGAGCTTTAGCTTTCACTTTTGCATG GTTTGTAGACCCTTTAGTGTATGGAGATTATCCGCCTGAGATGCGTCAAGTCGTGGGTTCGAGATTGCCGACGTTTACGACGGAAGAGCAGAAGAAACTCGACGTGAAGTTGGATTTCATTGGTATAAATCACTACACGACTGAATACGTGAAGGACTGCATGTTCTCTTTTTGCCCTTCGGCCCTCTCTATTGGGGAGGCGTCCGTGTATGTCACCGGTGAAAAGGATGGAGTTTACATCGGCGAACgg ACCGCGATGTCGGATTTCTTTGTTGTTCCGAGGGGCATCGAAGGGATCGTTACGTATGTCAAAGAAAGATACAACAACACTCCCATGTTCATCACTGAGAATG GGTACGCGCAACCTACAGGTTCAATCGATGATTTGCTGAACGACACAAAGAGGATAGAGTTCCACGAGGGCTATCTTGCCGTCTTAAGTGAAGTAGTGAG AAAAGGAGCAGATGTGAGGGGATATTTCATATGGTCTCTGCTAGACAACTTCGAATGGCTACACGGGTATTTGATAAGATTTGGGCTGCATTATGTGGACTTCCAAACGCTGGAGAGAACACCCAAATGGTCAGCGACGTGGTACAAGGAGTTCCTCTCTCAAGACAATAAAACTCAAACGATTCGGAAAACATCCAACTACAAAATGTAG